In one window of Frigoriglobus tundricola DNA:
- a CDS encoding EscU/YscU/HrcU family type III secretion system export apparatus switch protein: protein MAENPQQKRAVALRYDAGRDSAPKVVAKGRGRTADMILALAKKNGVPVRQDPNLVQVLSRLKIDQEIPPEVYRAVAAILAFLHRVNRPNT from the coding sequence GTGGCCGAGAACCCACAACAGAAACGGGCTGTCGCGCTCCGCTACGACGCGGGCCGCGACTCGGCGCCGAAGGTGGTGGCGAAGGGCCGGGGCCGCACCGCCGACATGATCCTCGCGCTGGCGAAGAAGAACGGGGTGCCGGTGCGGCAGGACCCGAACCTCGTGCAGGTGTTGAGCCGCCTGAAGATCGACCAGGAGATCCCACCGGAAGTGTACCGCGCGGTGGCCGCGATCCTCGCGTTCCTGCACCGCGTCAACCGTCCGAACACGTGA
- a CDS encoding sensor histidine kinase, translating into MTRRLLGPVGGPVMFFLIAALVFAGLGWVTVVALRVERAQREAAAQAELGNDVHVALWRLDGRMLPALGVEDSRPFYHYASADPLSGSTTAPTPLLAAPLPDWMKLHVQLDPATGWTSPQVLSPEAQKRVSEAWPDLPLENNTAERSAVLVALNDKYPAFGTCDLLTARERAISADDRPFAAPMFDPPAVAAIPRPNSAPNAPPSPATNPTPLPPAPAGAAAPPPFRLFGWELPHRDAVASNQRPDDLASNKKDAMPAQQAPPGLPGPPANPPSQAPVTQGVQPSGAVGGRGNATAIDNDTLMQSFRNRTGTISRGVDEAKKAGRDFPMFGKNQGQLGQNFVNPPGNNLNTVPGGPSVPGPTPPGTPTAPSLAPGVGALPVPGPVPPAAPVTNPLVPGAGNERADKDGKPMSAAPDPSGDRSKQKDADAQRALSNELRGGSILEHIAGVCRRRDPDDLPPQDNNRKSLPPSVSNDRGPQNSRDATNLFNNSVVTIPPAVNIHLGSMRPQWITAADGTETLVLLRAAKIDQKTVYQGVVLDWGKLEQVLKEEVRDLFPDAALVPVRDAAGVSPDRAMTSLPVQLDPGPVPPLPSAGWTPLRFGLVLAWVAALVAFAAVGLSGWSLVDLAERRIRFVSAVTHELRTPLTSLRLYIDLLLSGMIQDEAKRQEYLNTLATESDRLHRLIDNVLDFAKLEKRRANGDMRPVKVGDLLDQLRGTWTDRVGADGKELVIVSTLAAELEVCTDAAMVQQIVGNLIDNARKYTRDADDKRIWLWAKPGGADRIVFEVEDRGPGVPAGERKSIFKPFRRGTHADARAGGAGLGLALAKQWAEVLGGTVAYRAAEGAPGACFRLELPIK; encoded by the coding sequence ATGACGCGGCGCTTGCTCGGCCCGGTCGGCGGGCCGGTGATGTTCTTCCTGATCGCCGCCCTCGTCTTCGCCGGGCTGGGCTGGGTCACCGTCGTCGCGCTCCGGGTCGAGCGCGCCCAGCGCGAGGCCGCCGCGCAGGCCGAACTCGGCAACGACGTTCACGTCGCGCTGTGGCGCCTCGACGGCCGCATGCTGCCGGCACTCGGCGTTGAGGACAGCCGCCCGTTTTATCACTACGCTTCGGCCGATCCGCTCTCCGGCTCGACCACGGCCCCGACCCCGCTCCTGGCCGCCCCGCTGCCCGACTGGATGAAGCTGCACGTCCAGCTCGACCCGGCGACCGGGTGGACCTCGCCGCAGGTTCTTTCCCCGGAAGCCCAGAAGCGCGTGTCCGAAGCGTGGCCGGACCTGCCGCTGGAAAACAACACCGCCGAACGCAGTGCGGTCCTCGTCGCCCTGAACGACAAGTACCCGGCGTTCGGCACGTGCGACCTCCTGACCGCCCGTGAGCGGGCCATTTCGGCCGACGACCGACCGTTCGCCGCACCGATGTTCGACCCGCCTGCGGTGGCCGCGATTCCCCGGCCCAACTCCGCGCCCAACGCTCCGCCCTCGCCCGCGACGAATCCGACACCGTTACCGCCCGCGCCGGCGGGGGCCGCGGCGCCCCCGCCGTTCCGCCTGTTCGGATGGGAATTGCCCCATCGGGACGCGGTCGCCAGTAACCAGCGGCCCGACGACCTGGCCAGTAACAAGAAAGACGCCATGCCCGCGCAGCAGGCGCCTCCGGGGTTACCAGGGCCGCCCGCCAATCCGCCGAGCCAAGCACCCGTTACGCAGGGCGTTCAGCCTTCCGGTGCGGTGGGCGGGCGCGGGAACGCGACGGCCATCGACAACGACACCCTGATGCAGTCCTTCCGGAACCGCACGGGAACCATTTCTCGGGGCGTGGACGAAGCCAAGAAGGCCGGGCGCGACTTCCCGATGTTCGGCAAAAACCAGGGGCAACTGGGTCAGAACTTCGTCAATCCGCCCGGCAACAACTTGAACACGGTTCCGGGCGGCCCGAGTGTTCCGGGACCGACGCCCCCCGGCACACCGACCGCGCCGTCACTCGCGCCGGGAGTCGGCGCCTTACCCGTACCGGGACCAGTGCCCCCCGCGGCGCCGGTCACGAATCCGCTCGTGCCGGGAGCGGGCAACGAAAGGGCCGATAAGGACGGCAAGCCGATGAGCGCCGCCCCTGATCCGTCGGGGGACAGATCGAAACAGAAGGACGCCGACGCGCAGCGGGCGCTTTCCAACGAACTGCGCGGCGGGTCGATCCTGGAACACATCGCGGGCGTGTGCCGCCGCCGCGACCCCGACGACCTGCCCCCGCAGGACAACAACCGGAAGTCGCTCCCCCCCTCGGTGTCGAACGATCGGGGCCCCCAAAACTCCCGGGACGCCACCAACCTGTTCAACAACTCGGTTGTCACGATTCCCCCGGCGGTGAACATTCACCTGGGGTCGATGCGGCCGCAGTGGATCACCGCGGCCGACGGCACCGAAACACTCGTCCTGTTGCGGGCCGCGAAGATCGACCAGAAGACCGTTTACCAGGGCGTGGTCCTCGATTGGGGCAAACTGGAGCAGGTGCTCAAGGAGGAGGTGCGGGACCTGTTCCCGGACGCGGCGCTGGTACCGGTGAGGGACGCGGCCGGCGTGTCGCCCGACCGCGCGATGACCTCCCTCCCGGTCCAACTCGACCCCGGTCCGGTCCCGCCGCTGCCGTCGGCCGGGTGGACGCCGCTCCGCTTCGGCCTCGTGTTGGCGTGGGTGGCGGCGCTGGTCGCGTTCGCGGCCGTCGGCCTGAGCGGGTGGTCGCTGGTCGATCTGGCCGAGCGCCGCATCCGGTTCGTCTCCGCGGTCACGCACGAGCTGCGCACGCCGCTCACCTCGCTCCGCCTGTACATAGACCTCCTCCTGAGCGGCATGATTCAGGACGAGGCGAAGCGGCAGGAGTACCTGAACACGCTCGCCACCGAGTCCGATCGGTTGCACCGCCTGATCGACAACGTGTTGGATTTCGCCAAGCTCGAAAAGCGCCGGGCCAACGGCGACATGAGACCCGTTAAAGTGGGGGACCTCCTGGACCAGTTGCGGGGCACCTGGACGGACCGCGTCGGCGCCGACGGCAAGGAACTGGTGATCGTCTCCACGCTGGCGGCCGAGCTGGAAGTCTGCACGGACGCGGCGATGGTTCAGCAGATCGTCGGCAACCTGATCGATAACGCTCGCAAGTACACCCGCGACGCTGACGACAAGCGGATCTGGCTATGGGCGAAGCCGGGTGGCGCGGACCGCATCGTGTTCGAGGTGGAGGACCGCGGCCCGGGCGTGCCCGCGGGCGAGCGGAAGTCGATCTTCAAGCCGTTCCGCCGCGGCACCCACGCGGACGCGCGGGCGGGCGGCGCCGGGCTGGGTCTGGCGCTGGCGAAGCAGTGGGCGGAAGTCCTCGGCGGCACGGTGGCCTATCGCGCCGCCGAAGGGGCGCCCGGAGCGTGTTTCCGACTGGAACTTCCGATAAAATGA
- a CDS encoding response regulator transcription factor, with protein sequence MPKARIVVVEDEPAIRRGVSDALRLSGYEVTEAMDGQLGLREAMSAGVDLVLLDIMLPKRDGLEVLGELRRAHPARPVILLTARGSEDDRVRGLKMGADDYVVKPFSAKELIARVEAILRRTMKPVPDVRLVEVGSGTIDLHRREVRWSDGGRADLSETEAALLKYLVCNRERAVSREELLSRVWGIGTAGLETRAVDMHVARLRAKLKDPAGDDDQPEAIVTVRAHGYMAGPALTVSEEVAAAAPSGNR encoded by the coding sequence AGACGAACCGGCCATCCGCCGGGGAGTGTCCGACGCCTTGCGGCTGAGCGGCTACGAGGTGACCGAAGCGATGGACGGTCAGCTCGGCCTGCGCGAGGCGATGTCGGCGGGCGTCGATCTGGTGCTGCTCGATATCATGCTGCCGAAACGGGACGGGCTGGAGGTGCTCGGCGAACTGCGCCGCGCCCACCCGGCCCGCCCCGTGATCCTGCTCACCGCCCGCGGCAGCGAAGACGACCGCGTGCGCGGGCTGAAGATGGGGGCCGACGACTACGTGGTGAAGCCGTTCTCGGCTAAGGAGCTGATCGCCCGCGTCGAGGCGATCTTGCGCCGGACGATGAAGCCGGTGCCGGACGTGCGCCTGGTCGAAGTGGGCAGCGGCACCATCGACCTGCACCGCCGCGAGGTGCGCTGGTCGGACGGCGGCCGGGCCGATCTCTCCGAGACGGAAGCGGCCCTGCTGAAGTACCTGGTGTGCAACCGCGAGCGGGCGGTGTCCCGCGAGGAGCTGCTCTCACGCGTGTGGGGCATCGGCACCGCCGGGCTGGAAACGCGGGCGGTGGACATGCACGTGGCCCGGCTGCGAGCCAAGCTCAAAGACCCGGCCGGGGACGACGACCAGCCGGAGGCCATCGTCACGGTTCGGGCGCACGGGTACATGGCCGGTCCCGCGCTGACCGTCTCGGAGGAGGTCGCGGCCGCGGCACCTTCGGGCAACCGTTAG